In the genome of Drosophila pseudoobscura strain MV-25-SWS-2005 chromosome 3, UCI_Dpse_MV25, whole genome shotgun sequence, one region contains:
- the Patronin gene encoding patronin isoform X26, producing the protein MDAAESQEIRQARQRASVKWLLSKAFNNRVPDNLKEPFYRDHENQERLKPQIIVELGNATLYCQTLSNLYSDPNYQSLNHWSIIQTLARKGVPVAESSDMPITETVLIQTNPLRINAHMSVIESLMVLYAKEISSGDRIMSAIRRISGSNYQTPPGQTYEQALLAWISHACAALKKRIIKEVETGLPDENGTRLQTPDIPPVRDFQDLCDGICLALLIAYYCPKVVPWTMVRINYLPAVEDSIHNILLVSNFSQKHLPYGVFHMTPEDVTFMRGSMKLNLVLLLTDLFNLFEIHPAKCVCYPGMDGQDVIARRTLGANEHGICHRRGLTMQPVMPIPDLRSDLDQPPVGSPSNRPPFQVPHSNSFSGGLNRRSTPPNEHQQQQHQQTVVQANSNHFDGNQGEAFVVHKSRGITTLSSMHSQQQQQHHHQQQHQQQQQFHQQQQSQLQQQLQQQQQQQQQEPLVPARLRQAKEKTNVESKADERGDFVAAGRPSNWEQSRRPSFAGRRSRRNSSSEDSQLTIENFGGSQDQLHTLGGRFDRDRERDRDRDRERKFSNTSIAEPAVAVRSSIADARGTLQLGYDTDSGSEKQDRETEKYSMRRQASVDNVPTVSAHNLSNASSPLPQARNKQHSSDKDYSHSVADTYNDARSSAYDPESTPVRKSSTSSMPASPAAWQLDVGDEDMRSLENATKLSTIRMKLEEKRRRIEQDKRKIEMALLRHQEKEDLESCPEVMKWETMSNESKRTPDMDPVDLDKYQAYNAPVSAYSSRPPSRDPYQQQHQQQQPMAMPQPMQFVNEHGQYMSPPQPSHYQPQSIYSDNGAPYNNHSPHYGAAAPPQYRSSVVFDDYGQPTNHFYLHESSPQAQPQVHPQRRTWAHSAAAAAYEQQQQIQQPMVDVNAWQSQQQQQQHHQQQKKAQQPWMNRPPSSAGGAAQGSFMLHQNGGGGAGGGGGGGGELQHLFQVQASPQHSQRQLGGGANGVQRQQSLTNLRDNRSPKSQHQPQTMGMAMQQEDMMAPQSICFIGDEEDVDEVERNIIESMQATRISDFVLQQQQQQQHHQQQLQLQQQQQRLQGGRGSSSEDYDSGEMISNKLNITSGNLTYRIPSPSRPSIQANSFQDPRDSEDQPAEKGFYISFDDDQPKRPKPPLRAKRSPKKEALPLGGSSSSIRDRDSVDHQTLLKRESLSQLHNNNNNNGSEDGHKSAGANRHSIHGLNHSNSVKSPGNATYNKYTDEAPIQLRHLAVSGSDPFGHEPHPHPHPQPMQQQPMSPTRIQQSNNSAEAAKNKALVIGADATNLDPESVDEMERRKEKIMLLSLQRRQQQEEAKARKEIEASQKREKEREKEEERARKKEDQMARRAAILEQHRLKKAIEEAEREGKTLDRPDLHVKLQPQSSSATNPRLRQQRTTRPRPKTIHVDDASVDISEASSISSRGKKGSSSNLTGYGQLSSNSMKRDYYRGSQDSLTVKESPDDYPSTSSTPIGRRGSYKTSREPAAVERGRTLSRISVAKGSTLNFRGRKSNSLMNLCDTDSGLGRATPPRRAPSPGMGASGRHMPSPSGPGSLPPGLISKRRGFDDGSSDFSLTPNFNMEYSGPKLYKQPAAKSNRGIILNAVEYCVFPGAVNREAKQKVLEKIARSEAKHFLVLFRDAGCQFRALYSYMPESGDQVTKLYGTGPSQVDEVMFDKFFKYNSGGKCFSQVHTKHLTVTIDAFTIHNSLWQGKRVQLPSKKDMALVI; encoded by the exons ATGGATGCCGCCGAATCACAGGAAATACGACAG GCTCGTCAACGCGCTTCCGTCAAGTGGCTGCTCTCGAAGGCCTTCAACAATCGCGTGCCGGACAACCTGAAGGAGCCCTTCTATCGCGACCATGAGAATCAGGAGCGCCTCAAGCCCCAGATCATTGTGGAGCTGGGCAACGCCACGCTGTACTGCCAGACGTTGTCCAATCTGTACTCAGATCCCAACTACCAAAGCTTGAATCACTGGTCAATAATACAGACGCTAGCGCGCAAGGGTGTCCCGGTGGCCGAGTCCTCGGACATGCCCATTACCGAAACGGTATTAATTCAAACGAATCCGTTGCGAATT AACGCCCACATGTCTGTGATAGAATCGCTGATGGTTTTGTATGCCAAGGAGATATCATCGGGTGACCGCATCATGTCGGCCATCAGAAG AATATCTGGCAGCAATTACCAGACGCCTCCTGGCCAAACGTATGAGCAAGCTCTGCTGGCTTGGATTTCGCATGCCTGCGCCGCTCTGAAGAAGCGCATCATCAAGGAGGTGGAGACAGGGCTGCCCGATGAGAAT GGCACGCGTCTGCAGACGCCGGACATACCGCCAGTGAGGGACTTCCAGGATCTGTGCGATGGCATCTGCCTGGCGCTGCTCATCGCCTACTACTGCCCCAAGGTGGTGCCCTGGACGATGGTGCGCATCAACTATCTGCCCGCTGTCGAGGACTCCATACACAATATCCTGCTCGTGAGCAATTTCTCACAGAAGCATCTGCCATATGGCGTCTTCCACATGACGCCCGAGGATGTGACCTTCATGAGGGG ATCGATGAAACTGAATCTGGTACTGCTGCTCACGGATCTGTTCAATCTGTTCGAGATACATCCGGCGAAGTGTGTCTGCTACCCGGGCATGGATGGTCAGG ATGTCATCGCCCGGCGCACCTTGGGCGCCAATGAGCACGGAATCTGCCACCGACGGGGCCTCACAATGCAGCCCGTTATGCCCATACCCGATCTCCGCAGCGATCTCGACCAGCCGCCCGTTGGCTCGCCCTCGAATCGGCCGCCATTTCAAG TTCCGCATTCGAATTCATTCAGCGGCGGCTTAAATCGCAGATCCACCCCGCCAAAcgaacaccaacaacaacaacaccaacagacGGTTGTTCAAGCAAATTCGAATCATTTCGATGGTAATCAAGGCGAAG CCTTCGTCGTGCACAAGTCGCGTGGCATCACCACACTCTCATCCATGcactcgcagcagcagcagcaacaccaccaccaacagcagcatcagcaacagcaacagttccaccagcagcagcagtcgcagctacagcaacagctacagcagcaacagcagcagcagcagcaggagccctTGGTTCCGGCTCGCTTGCGTCAGGCTAAAGAAAAGACCAATGTCGAGTCCAAGGCGGATGAGAGAG GCGATTTTGTCGCTGCGGGTCGACCAAGTAACTGGGAACAGAGCCGTCGGCCAAGCTTTGCAG GGCGCCGCTCGCGCAGGAACTCCTCCAGCGAGGACTCTCAGCTGACCATCGAGAACTTTGGCGGCTCCCAGGATCAGCTGCACACGCTGGGAGGCAGATTCGATCGGGATCGCGAACGGGAccgagacagggacagggagcgGAAGTTTTCCAACACCAGCATAG CTGAACCCGCTGTGGCCGTGCGCTCCTCCATTGCCGATGCCCGGGGCACGCTGCAGCTTGGCTACGACACGGATTCGGGCTCGGAGAAGCAGGACCGCGAGACGGAGAAGTATTCAATGCGTCGGCAGGCGAG TGTCGACAATGTGCCCACGGTGTCGGCTCACAATCTATCGAATGCGAGCAGCCCCTTGCCACAGGCACGGAACAAGCAACATTCCAGCGACAAAGACTACAGCCACAGCGTGGCGGACACCTACAACGACGCCCGCTCCAGTGCCTACGATCCGGAGAGCACCCCAGTGCGCAAGTCCTCCACCAGCAGCATGCCAGCGAGCCCCGCAGCCTGGCAGCTGGACGTGGGCGATGAGGACATGCGCTCGCTGGAGAACGCCACCAAGCTGTCCACCATACGCATGAAGCTGGAGGAGAAGCGTCGTCGCATTGAGCAGGACAAGCGGAAGATCGAAATGGCCCTGCTCAGGCACCAGGAGAAG GAGGATCTGGAATCTTGTCCGGAGGTTATGAAGTGGGAAACCATGAGCAATGAATCGAAGCGCACGCCGGACATGGATCCCGTTGACTTGGACAAGTACCAG GCCTACAATGCCCCAGTCAGTGCGTACAGCTCCCGTCCGCCCAGCCGCGATCCCtatcagcagcaacaccagcagcagcagcccatgGCCATGCCCCAGCCGATGCAGTTCGTCAATGAGCACGGCCAGTACATGTCGCCGCCGCAGCCCTCCCACTACCAGCCGCAGAGCATCTACAGCGACAATGGAGCGCCCTACAACAACCACTCGCCGCACTACGGAGCGGCTGCTCCTCCGCAGTACAGGAGCAGTGTGGTCTTCGATGACTATGGCCAGCCCACGAACCACTTCTACCTGCATGAGTCCTcgccacaggcacagccacaggtCCATCCCCAGCGCCGCACCTGGGCGCactcagcagcagccgccgcctacgagcagcagcagcagatacagCAGCCGATGGTGGATGTGAATGCGTGGCagtcacagcagcagcagcaacagcaccaccagcagcagaagaaggcccAGCAGCCCTGGATGAACAGGCCTCCCTCCAGCGCGGGAGGAGCGGCCCAGGGCAGCTTTATGCTGCACCAGAACGGGGGAGGAGGTGCTggaggtggtggcggcggcggaggcgagCTCCAGCATCTGTTCCAGGTGCAGGCCTCGCCGCAGCACTCGCAGCGCCAGTTGGGTGGGGGGGCCAACGGGGTGCAGAGACAGCAGTCACTGACCAATCTGCGCGACAATCGCTCGCCCAAGTCCCAGCACCAGCCGCAGACCATGGGCATGGCCATGCAGCAGGAGGACATGATGGCACCGCAGAGCATTTGCTTCATtggcgacgaggaggatgtGGACGAGGTGGAGCGCAACATCATCGAGTCCATGCAGGCCACACGCATCTCGGACTTTgtgcttcagcagcagcagcaacagcaacatcaccagcagcaactgcaactgcagcagcagcagcagcgtctgcAGGGCGGAAGGGGCAGTAGTTCGGAGGACTACGACAGCGGCGAGATGATTTCCAACAAGCTGAACATCACCAGCGGAAATCTCACCTACCGCATACCTTCGCCCTCGCGCCCCTCCATTCAGGCCAACAGTTTCCAGGACCCGCGCGACAGCGAGGATCAGCCGGCCGAGAAGGGCTTCTACATCTCCTTCGACGACGACCAGCCCAAGCGTCCAAAGCCGCCGCTGCGCGCCAAGCGCTCGCCCAAGAAGGAGGCCCTGCCGTtgggcggcagcagcagcagcatccgggacagggacagcgTGGACCACCAGACTCTTCTCAAACGGGAGTCCCTAAGTCAACtgcacaacaacaataacaacaacggCAGCGAGGATGGCCACAAGTCAGCAGGGGCCAACAGGCACAGCATCCACGGCCTCAACCACTCCAACAGTGTCAAATCGCCCGGTAATGCCACCTACAACAAGTACACGGACGAGGCGCCCATCCAACTACGCCATCTGGCCGTATCGGGCTCGGATCCATTTGGCCATgagccacacccacatccacacccacagcccatgcagcagcagcccatgTCACCCACGCGAATCCAGCAGAGCAACAACAGTGCCGAGGCGGCCAAGAACAAGGCGCTGGTGATTGGAGCCGACGCCACCAACCTAGATCCG GAGTCTGTGGATGAAATGGAGCGACGAAAAGAGAAGATCATGCTGCTGTCCCTGCAGCGGcgtcagcagcaggaggaggccaaGGCACGCAAGGAGATAGAGGCCTCGCAGAAGCGGGAAAAGGAgcgggagaaggaggaggagcgcgcACGCAAGAAGGAGGATCAAATGGCGCGACGAGCGGCCATATTGGAACAGCATAGACTCAAGAAAGCCATCGAAGAGGCCGAAAGAGAG GGTAAAACCCTGGATCGGCCCGATCTGCATGTGAAACTGCAACCCCAGTCATCTAGTGCAACGAATCCGCGACTCCGGCAGCAGCGCACGACACGTCCCAGGCCCAAGACCATTCATGTGGACGATGCCAGTGTGGACATCAGTGAGGCTTCGAGCATCTCTAGTCGGGGCAAGAAGGGCTCCAGCTCGAATCTAACCG GCTACGGTCAACTAAGCTCAAATTCAATGAAAAGAGATTATTACAGGGGCTCGCAAGACTCCCTCACAGTGAAAG AGTCACCCGATGATTATCCCAGTACAAGTTCAACTCCGATTGGGCGACGGGGATCCTATAAAACTTCCAGAG AGCCAGCAGCCGTCGAGCGGGGCCGCACTCTGTCGCGTATCTCCGTCGCTAAGGGGAGCACACTTAATTTCCGGGGCCGAAAGTCCAATTCGCTAATGAATCTGTGCG ACACAGATTCGGGACTGGGACGCGCCACACCGCCGAGGCGCGCACCCTCGCCTGGAATGGGCGCTTCAGGTAGGCATATGCCATCCCCCTCTGGACCGGGCTCTTTGCCGCCAGGTTTGATATCGAAACGTCGCGGATTTGATGATGGATCCAGCGATTTCTCATTAACTCCGAATTTTAACATGGAATATTCGG GTCCAAAACTCTACAAGCAACCAGCGGCCAAATCCAATCGCGGCATTATACTGAATGCCGTCGAATACTGCGTCTTTCCGGGCGCCGTCAACCGTGAGGCCAAACAGAAAGTGCTCGAGAAGATAGCACGCTCGGAGGCGAAACACTTCCTAGTACTCTTCCGCGATGCGGGCTGCCAGTTCCGCGCCCTCTACAGCTACATGCCCGAGTCCGGGGACCAGGTGACCAAGCTGTACGGCACCGGACCTAGTCAAGTAGACGAAGTCATGTTCGATAAGTTCTTCAA ATACAACTCAGGGGGCAAGTGCTTCTCGCAAGTGCACACCAAGCATCTGACCGTCACCATCGACGCCTTCACAATACACAACTCGCTCTGGCAGGGCAAGCGGGTGCAGTTGCCCAGCAAAAAGGACATGGCGCTTGTGATCTAA
- the Patronin gene encoding patronin isoform X17, which produces MDAAESQEIRQARQRASVKWLLSKAFNNRVPDNLKEPFYRDHENQERLKPQIIVELGNATLYCQTLSNLYSDPNYQSLNHWSIIQTLARKGVPVAESSDMPITETVLIQTNPLRINAHMSVIESLMVLYAKEISSGDRIMSAIRRISGSNYQTPPGQTYEQALLAWISHACAALKKRIIKEVETGLPDENGTRLQTPDIPPVRDFQDLCDGICLALLIAYYCPKVVPWTMVRINYLPAVEDSIHNILLVSNFSQKHLPYGVFHMTPEDVTFMRGSMKLNLVLLLTDLFNLFEIHPAKCVCYPGMDGQDVIARRTLGANEHGICHRRGLTMQPVMPIPDLRSDLDQPPVGSPSNRPPFQVPHSNSFSGGLNRRSTPPNEHQQQQHQQTVVQANSNHFDGNQGEAFVVHKSRGITTLSSMHSQQQQQHHHQQQHQQQQQFHQQQQSQLQQQLQQQQQQQQQEPLVPARLRQAKEKTNVESKADERGDFVAAGRPSNWEQSRRPSFAGRRSRRNSSSEDSQLTIENFGGSQDQLHTLGGRFDRDRERDRDRDRERKFSNTSIAEPAVAVRSSIADARGTLQLGYDTDSGSEKQDRETEKYSMRRQASVDNVPTVSAHNLSNASSPLPQARNKQHSSDKDYSHSVADTYNDARSSAYDPESTPVRKSSTSSMPASPAAWQLDVGDEDMRSLENATKLSTIRMKLEEKRRRIEQDKRKIEMALLRHQEKEDLESCPEVMKWETMSNESKRTPDMDPVDLDKYQQQTYGSQQHLSDHHYQQQQRPMQQSFGSSPHLPQAYNAPVSAYSSRPPSRDPYQQQHQQQQPMAMPQPMQFVNEHGQYMSPPQPSHYQPQSIYSDNGAPYNNHSPHYGAAAPPQYRSSVVFDDYGQPTNHFYLHESSPQAQPQVHPQRRTWAHSAAAAAYEQQQQIQQPMVDVNAWQSQQQQQQHHQQQKKAQQPWMNRPPSSAGGAAQGSFMLHQNGGGGAGGGGGGGGELQHLFQVQASPQHSQRQLGGGANGVQRQQSLTNLRDNRSPKSQHQPQTMGMAMQQEDMMAPQSICFIGDEEDVDEVERNIIESMQATRISDFVLQQQQQQQHHQQQLQLQQQQQRLQGGRGSSSEDYDSGEMISNKLNITSGNLTYRIPSPSRPSIQANSFQDPRDSEDQPAEKGFYISFDDDQPKRPKPPLRAKRSPKKEALPLGGSSSSIRDRDSVDHQTLLKRESLSQLHNNNNNNGSEDGHKSAGANRHSIHGLNHSNSVKSPGNATYNKYTDEAPIQLRHLAVSGSDPFGHEPHPHPHPQPMQQQPMSPTRIQQSNNSAEAAKNKALVIGADATNLDPESVDEMERRKEKIMLLSLQRRQQQEEAKARKEIEASQKREKEREKEEERARKKEDQMARRAAILEQHRLKKAIEEAEREGKTLDRPDLHVKLQPQSSSATNPRLRQQRTTRPRPKTIHVDDASVDISEASSISSRGKKGSSSNLTGYGQLSSNSMKRDYYRGSQDSLTVKESPDDYPSTSSTPIGRRGSYKTSREPAAVERGRTLSRISVAKGSTLNFRGRKSNSLMNLCDTDSGLGRATPPRRAPSPGMGASGRHMPSPSGPGSLPPGLISKRRGFDDGSSDFSLTPNFNMEYSGPKLYKQPAAKSNRGIILNAVEYCVFPGAVNREAKQKVLEKIARSEAKHFLVLFRDAGCQFRALYSYMPESGDQVTKLYGTGPSQVDEVMFDKFFKYNSGGKCFSQVHTKHLTVTIDAFTIHNSLWQGKRVQLPSKKDMALVI; this is translated from the exons ATGGATGCCGCCGAATCACAGGAAATACGACAG GCTCGTCAACGCGCTTCCGTCAAGTGGCTGCTCTCGAAGGCCTTCAACAATCGCGTGCCGGACAACCTGAAGGAGCCCTTCTATCGCGACCATGAGAATCAGGAGCGCCTCAAGCCCCAGATCATTGTGGAGCTGGGCAACGCCACGCTGTACTGCCAGACGTTGTCCAATCTGTACTCAGATCCCAACTACCAAAGCTTGAATCACTGGTCAATAATACAGACGCTAGCGCGCAAGGGTGTCCCGGTGGCCGAGTCCTCGGACATGCCCATTACCGAAACGGTATTAATTCAAACGAATCCGTTGCGAATT AACGCCCACATGTCTGTGATAGAATCGCTGATGGTTTTGTATGCCAAGGAGATATCATCGGGTGACCGCATCATGTCGGCCATCAGAAG AATATCTGGCAGCAATTACCAGACGCCTCCTGGCCAAACGTATGAGCAAGCTCTGCTGGCTTGGATTTCGCATGCCTGCGCCGCTCTGAAGAAGCGCATCATCAAGGAGGTGGAGACAGGGCTGCCCGATGAGAAT GGCACGCGTCTGCAGACGCCGGACATACCGCCAGTGAGGGACTTCCAGGATCTGTGCGATGGCATCTGCCTGGCGCTGCTCATCGCCTACTACTGCCCCAAGGTGGTGCCCTGGACGATGGTGCGCATCAACTATCTGCCCGCTGTCGAGGACTCCATACACAATATCCTGCTCGTGAGCAATTTCTCACAGAAGCATCTGCCATATGGCGTCTTCCACATGACGCCCGAGGATGTGACCTTCATGAGGGG ATCGATGAAACTGAATCTGGTACTGCTGCTCACGGATCTGTTCAATCTGTTCGAGATACATCCGGCGAAGTGTGTCTGCTACCCGGGCATGGATGGTCAGG ATGTCATCGCCCGGCGCACCTTGGGCGCCAATGAGCACGGAATCTGCCACCGACGGGGCCTCACAATGCAGCCCGTTATGCCCATACCCGATCTCCGCAGCGATCTCGACCAGCCGCCCGTTGGCTCGCCCTCGAATCGGCCGCCATTTCAAG TTCCGCATTCGAATTCATTCAGCGGCGGCTTAAATCGCAGATCCACCCCGCCAAAcgaacaccaacaacaacaacaccaacagacGGTTGTTCAAGCAAATTCGAATCATTTCGATGGTAATCAAGGCGAAG CCTTCGTCGTGCACAAGTCGCGTGGCATCACCACACTCTCATCCATGcactcgcagcagcagcagcaacaccaccaccaacagcagcatcagcaacagcaacagttccaccagcagcagcagtcgcagctacagcaacagctacagcagcaacagcagcagcagcagcaggagccctTGGTTCCGGCTCGCTTGCGTCAGGCTAAAGAAAAGACCAATGTCGAGTCCAAGGCGGATGAGAGAG GCGATTTTGTCGCTGCGGGTCGACCAAGTAACTGGGAACAGAGCCGTCGGCCAAGCTTTGCAG GGCGCCGCTCGCGCAGGAACTCCTCCAGCGAGGACTCTCAGCTGACCATCGAGAACTTTGGCGGCTCCCAGGATCAGCTGCACACGCTGGGAGGCAGATTCGATCGGGATCGCGAACGGGAccgagacagggacagggagcgGAAGTTTTCCAACACCAGCATAG CTGAACCCGCTGTGGCCGTGCGCTCCTCCATTGCCGATGCCCGGGGCACGCTGCAGCTTGGCTACGACACGGATTCGGGCTCGGAGAAGCAGGACCGCGAGACGGAGAAGTATTCAATGCGTCGGCAGGCGAG TGTCGACAATGTGCCCACGGTGTCGGCTCACAATCTATCGAATGCGAGCAGCCCCTTGCCACAGGCACGGAACAAGCAACATTCCAGCGACAAAGACTACAGCCACAGCGTGGCGGACACCTACAACGACGCCCGCTCCAGTGCCTACGATCCGGAGAGCACCCCAGTGCGCAAGTCCTCCACCAGCAGCATGCCAGCGAGCCCCGCAGCCTGGCAGCTGGACGTGGGCGATGAGGACATGCGCTCGCTGGAGAACGCCACCAAGCTGTCCACCATACGCATGAAGCTGGAGGAGAAGCGTCGTCGCATTGAGCAGGACAAGCGGAAGATCGAAATGGCCCTGCTCAGGCACCAGGAGAAG GAGGATCTGGAATCTTGTCCGGAGGTTATGAAGTGGGAAACCATGAGCAATGAATCGAAGCGCACGCCGGACATGGATCCCGTTGACTTGGACAAGTACCAG caacagacgTATGGGTCGCAGCAGCACCTGTCTGACCACcactaccagcagcagcagagacccATGCAGCAAAGCTTTGGCTCATCGCCGCATCTTCCGCAGGCCTACAATGCCCCAGTCAGTGCGTACAGCTCCCGTCCGCCCAGCCGCGATCCCtatcagcagcaacaccagcagcagcagcccatgGCCATGCCCCAGCCGATGCAGTTCGTCAATGAGCACGGCCAGTACATGTCGCCGCCGCAGCCCTCCCACTACCAGCCGCAGAGCATCTACAGCGACAATGGAGCGCCCTACAACAACCACTCGCCGCACTACGGAGCGGCTGCTCCTCCGCAGTACAGGAGCAGTGTGGTCTTCGATGACTATGGCCAGCCCACGAACCACTTCTACCTGCATGAGTCCTcgccacaggcacagccacaggtCCATCCCCAGCGCCGCACCTGGGCGCactcagcagcagccgccgcctacgagcagcagcagcagatacagCAGCCGATGGTGGATGTGAATGCGTGGCagtcacagcagcagcagcaacagcaccaccagcagcagaagaaggcccAGCAGCCCTGGATGAACAGGCCTCCCTCCAGCGCGGGAGGAGCGGCCCAGGGCAGCTTTATGCTGCACCAGAACGGGGGAGGAGGTGCTggaggtggtggcggcggcggaggcgagCTCCAGCATCTGTTCCAGGTGCAGGCCTCGCCGCAGCACTCGCAGCGCCAGTTGGGTGGGGGGGCCAACGGGGTGCAGAGACAGCAGTCACTGACCAATCTGCGCGACAATCGCTCGCCCAAGTCCCAGCACCAGCCGCAGACCATGGGCATGGCCATGCAGCAGGAGGACATGATGGCACCGCAGAGCATTTGCTTCATtggcgacgaggaggatgtGGACGAGGTGGAGCGCAACATCATCGAGTCCATGCAGGCCACACGCATCTCGGACTTTgtgcttcagcagcagcagcaacagcaacatcaccagcagcaactgcaactgcagcagcagcagcagcgtctgcAGGGCGGAAGGGGCAGTAGTTCGGAGGACTACGACAGCGGCGAGATGATTTCCAACAAGCTGAACATCACCAGCGGAAATCTCACCTACCGCATACCTTCGCCCTCGCGCCCCTCCATTCAGGCCAACAGTTTCCAGGACCCGCGCGACAGCGAGGATCAGCCGGCCGAGAAGGGCTTCTACATCTCCTTCGACGACGACCAGCCCAAGCGTCCAAAGCCGCCGCTGCGCGCCAAGCGCTCGCCCAAGAAGGAGGCCCTGCCGTtgggcggcagcagcagcagcatccgggacagggacagcgTGGACCACCAGACTCTTCTCAAACGGGAGTCCCTAAGTCAACtgcacaacaacaataacaacaacggCAGCGAGGATGGCCACAAGTCAGCAGGGGCCAACAGGCACAGCATCCACGGCCTCAACCACTCCAACAGTGTCAAATCGCCCGGTAATGCCACCTACAACAAGTACACGGACGAGGCGCCCATCCAACTACGCCATCTGGCCGTATCGGGCTCGGATCCATTTGGCCATgagccacacccacatccacacccacagcccatgcagcagcagcccatgTCACCCACGCGAATCCAGCAGAGCAACAACAGTGCCGAGGCGGCCAAGAACAAGGCGCTGGTGATTGGAGCCGACGCCACCAACCTAGATCCG GAGTCTGTGGATGAAATGGAGCGACGAAAAGAGAAGATCATGCTGCTGTCCCTGCAGCGGcgtcagcagcaggaggaggccaaGGCACGCAAGGAGATAGAGGCCTCGCAGAAGCGGGAAAAGGAgcgggagaaggaggaggagcgcgcACGCAAGAAGGAGGATCAAATGGCGCGACGAGCGGCCATATTGGAACAGCATAGACTCAAGAAAGCCATCGAAGAGGCCGAAAGAGAG GGTAAAACCCTGGATCGGCCCGATCTGCATGTGAAACTGCAACCCCAGTCATCTAGTGCAACGAATCCGCGACTCCGGCAGCAGCGCACGACACGTCCCAGGCCCAAGACCATTCATGTGGACGATGCCAGTGTGGACATCAGTGAGGCTTCGAGCATCTCTAGTCGGGGCAAGAAGGGCTCCAGCTCGAATCTAACCG GCTACGGTCAACTAAGCTCAAATTCAATGAAAAGAGATTATTACAGGGGCTCGCAAGACTCCCTCACAGTGAAAG AGTCACCCGATGATTATCCCAGTACAAGTTCAACTCCGATTGGGCGACGGGGATCCTATAAAACTTCCAGAG AGCCAGCAGCCGTCGAGCGGGGCCGCACTCTGTCGCGTATCTCCGTCGCTAAGGGGAGCACACTTAATTTCCGGGGCCGAAAGTCCAATTCGCTAATGAATCTGTGCG ACACAGATTCGGGACTGGGACGCGCCACACCGCCGAGGCGCGCACCCTCGCCTGGAATGGGCGCTTCAGGTAGGCATATGCCATCCCCCTCTGGACCGGGCTCTTTGCCGCCAGGTTTGATATCGAAACGTCGCGGATTTGATGATGGATCCAGCGATTTCTCATTAACTCCGAATTTTAACATGGAATATTCGG GTCCAAAACTCTACAAGCAACCAGCGGCCAAATCCAATCGCGGCATTATACTGAATGCCGTCGAATACTGCGTCTTTCCGGGCGCCGTCAACCGTGAGGCCAAACAGAAAGTGCTCGAGAAGATAGCACGCTCGGAGGCGAAACACTTCCTAGTACTCTTCCGCGATGCGGGCTGCCAGTTCCGCGCCCTCTACAGCTACATGCCCGAGTCCGGGGACCAGGTGACCAAGCTGTACGGCACCGGACCTAGTCAAGTAGACGAAGTCATGTTCGATAAGTTCTTCAA ATACAACTCAGGGGGCAAGTGCTTCTCGCAAGTGCACACCAAGCATCTGACCGTCACCATCGACGCCTTCACAATACACAACTCGCTCTGGCAGGGCAAGCGGGTGCAGTTGCCCAGCAAAAAGGACATGGCGCTTGTGATCTAA